In bacterium, one DNA window encodes the following:
- a CDS encoding PIN domain-containing protein, producing MTLVDTSVWIDHLRRGNDQLVQLLNAGLVLHHPLVFAELACGNLSNRLEILGLLSSLPQARITEYDETIQFMESRKLFGLRLGWIDINLLASAHLTGCRLWTYDKALVRAAEGLGLVN from the coding sequence ATGACGCTGGTCGATACATCTGTTTGGATTGATCACCTTCGTAGAGGGAATGATCAGCTTGTGCAGTTGCTCAATGCAGGGTTGGTTCTCCATCACCCTCTCGTCTTTGCTGAGCTTGCATGTGGCAACCTCAGCAATCGCTTAGAGATCCTGGGTCTTCTTTCCTCATTACCGCAGGCGCGCATTACTGAATACGATGAGACGATCCAGTTCATGGAATCAAGAAAGCTGTTTGGATTGAGGCTGGGATGGATCGACATCAATCTCCTTGCTTCAGCTCATTTGACAGGGTGTCGGCTGTGGACTTATGATAAAGCGCTTGTTCGCGCTGCTGAGGGTCTTGGATTAGTCAATTAA
- a CDS encoding type II toxin-antitoxin system VapB family antitoxin codes for LSQASKLTGISEKTSLIRLGLEALIALESARRLAVLGGSEKNLQIIPRRRSEAVQ; via the coding sequence TCTAAGCCAGGCCTCGAAGCTCACCGGCATTTCCGAAAAGACTTCGCTCATCAGGTTGGGTCTTGAAGCGCTCATCGCGCTTGAGAGCGCCCGTCGACTGGCCGTGCTTGGGGGATCTGAGAAGAATCTTCAGATCATTCCGCGCCGGCGCTCCGAAGCCGTTCAATGA